A segment of the Microbacterium luteolum genome:
CCCTCCTTGCCGCCGCCCCGGACCAGCACCGGAACCCGAGCGGCCTCGACCACGCGGTGGAAGTCTTCGGGGTCGTCGGTGGGGTCGGCCTTGATGATGTCGGCCCCCATCTCGCTGGCGAGCCGCACGAGTGTCACGATCTTCTCGGCGTCGCCGTCGACCTGGTACCCGCCTCTGACGTCGTTGGGCAGCATGACCAGAGGTTCGATCATGAGCGGCATCCCGTACTTCGCGCAGGACGCGCGCACCCGGCTGATGTTCTCGACGCACTGGCGGAAGAGTTCGGGTTCGTCCGGCAGCATGAAGAGATTCACGACGACGCAGGCCGCGTCCATCTCCAACGCCCCGATGATCGGCTCGTCATGGTTCTGCAGCATCGACCACATCACCCGGTGCTTCTGCGCGTTGTACGGGTTCCCCATGTCGATGCGCATGACGAGGGCGGGCTTGTCCTTGCCGGGCACGGCTTGCAGCAGGTCGGCCTGGCCAT
Coding sequences within it:
- a CDS encoding class I fructose-bisphosphate aldolase; the protein is MRLSTLARMNRLFSDGGCLDVAIDHGVCNEPGFLIGLEDMPGVVSSLVDAKPDAIQMAYGQADLLQAVPGKDKPALVMRIDMGNPYNAQKHRVMWSMLQNHDEPIIGALEMDAACVVVNLFMLPDEPELFRQCVENISRVRASCAKYGMPLMIEPLVMLPNDVRGGYQVDGDAEKIVTLVRLASEMGADIIKADPTDDPEDFHRVVEAARVPVLVRGGGKEGLDSVLTKSAALMAQGASGLVYGRNIYQHANPKAVVDALMAIVHRGASGAEAWDLYNAG